One Amycolatopsis thermophila DNA segment encodes these proteins:
- a CDS encoding aldehyde dehydrogenase family protein → MSVYEEPELFVDGRWAPATGGAITVENPATEERIGTVGGASESDMDAAVSAARRAFDEGPWPRMAPRERSAALFRLAGALERRRDEIAKRLVADVGTPVSLTRGLQVARPLDHWRYLAEMAGRRDDEPVPPVPVTNVPGVVVREPVGVVASLCAYNFPFLIATWKLGAALAAGCTVVYKPNEIAPLISYELARAAEEAELPPGVLNLVVGDGPHIGAGLVAHRGVDAVSFTGSVPVGRSVLQAGAASFKRVVLELGGKSPAIVLDDANIDGIVPALVGGFVVNAGQSCGATTRIIVAESRYDEVVEKVSAAVEATVVGDPADPKTQVGPLISAAQRERVEAHLATADDDGAKVVVGGARHPGFGRGYYFQPTVVLADNKAHLAQEEVFGPVVTIIKAKDDDDAVAIANDSRFGLAGVVYGRKRARAMAVARRIRAGNVGVNTGVFNQAAPIGGYKESGLGREGGPWGIDEFCELKLLSWN, encoded by the coding sequence ATGAGCGTGTACGAAGAACCCGAGCTGTTCGTCGACGGCCGGTGGGCACCCGCGACGGGCGGCGCCATCACGGTCGAGAATCCGGCGACCGAGGAGCGGATCGGTACTGTCGGCGGTGCGAGTGAGTCCGATATGGATGCTGCGGTTTCCGCCGCTCGCAGGGCTTTCGACGAGGGCCCGTGGCCACGCATGGCGCCCCGCGAGCGCAGCGCCGCGCTGTTCCGGCTCGCCGGCGCGCTCGAGCGCAGGCGGGACGAGATCGCGAAGCGGCTGGTCGCCGACGTCGGCACGCCGGTGTCGCTGACCCGCGGCCTGCAGGTCGCGCGCCCACTGGACCACTGGCGCTACCTGGCGGAGATGGCCGGCCGCCGCGACGACGAGCCGGTGCCCCCGGTGCCCGTCACGAACGTTCCCGGCGTGGTCGTCCGCGAGCCCGTCGGTGTCGTGGCGTCCTTGTGCGCCTACAACTTCCCGTTCCTCATCGCGACGTGGAAGCTCGGCGCCGCGCTCGCCGCGGGCTGCACAGTCGTCTACAAGCCGAACGAGATCGCGCCGCTCATCTCGTACGAACTGGCTCGGGCCGCGGAAGAGGCCGAGCTTCCGCCGGGGGTGCTCAACCTCGTCGTCGGCGACGGGCCGCACATCGGTGCCGGCCTCGTCGCCCACCGCGGCGTGGACGCCGTGTCGTTCACCGGCTCGGTGCCGGTCGGCCGCTCGGTGCTGCAGGCCGGTGCGGCGAGCTTCAAGCGTGTCGTGCTGGAGCTGGGCGGCAAGTCGCCCGCCATCGTTCTCGACGACGCGAACATCGACGGCATCGTGCCCGCTCTCGTGGGCGGCTTCGTGGTCAATGCTGGCCAGTCCTGCGGCGCGACCACCCGCATCATCGTCGCCGAGTCGCGTTACGACGAAGTGGTCGAAAAGGTCTCGGCCGCGGTCGAGGCGACCGTCGTCGGCGACCCCGCGGACCCCAAGACCCAGGTGGGCCCGCTGATCAGCGCCGCACAGCGCGAACGGGTCGAGGCGCACCTGGCGACGGCGGATGACGACGGCGCGAAGGTCGTCGTCGGCGGAGCGCGCCACCCAGGGTTCGGCCGCGGCTACTACTTCCAGCCGACCGTCGTGCTTGCCGACAACAAGGCCCACCTCGCGCAGGAGGAGGTCTTCGGCCCGGTCGTCACGATCATCAAGGCCAAGGACGACGACGACGCGGTCGCGATCGCCAACGACTCCCGCTTCGGCCTCGCCGGCGTGGTGTACGGGCGCAAGCGCGCCCGTGCGATGGCGGTCGCCCGGCGGATCCGGGCCGGCAACGTCGGCGTGAACACCGGCGTCTTCAACCAGGCCGCGCCGATCGGCGGGTACAAGGAAAGCGGGCTCGGCCGGGAGGGTGGCCCGTGGGGCATCGACGAGTTCTGCGAGCTCAAGCTCCTGTCGTGGAACTGA
- a CDS encoding SDR family NAD(P)-dependent oxidoreductase, translating to MTRVALVTGGAGGIGSAITRALAADGLAVAVTFASNPGRADKLVDELRRGGGRAVAIRCDVGDAASVDECVSAVESELGTPQVLVNNAGVRAVGASHRFTDEDWDASIATNLTGVFAMTKRVLPGMASTGWGRVISISSPAGSIPLPGSALYGVTKAGVNQLSRVLAQEVAPDGVTVNVVSPGIVLTDMTSGMGEHLENTLSAQSNPRTVEPGEVASVVAFLAREEAAMVNGQVIAVDGGGPLAVPRPRPRKVRQSAASEGKQG from the coding sequence ATGACCCGCGTCGCACTGGTGACCGGCGGGGCCGGCGGCATCGGGAGCGCGATCACACGCGCGCTGGCCGCGGACGGGCTGGCGGTGGCCGTCACGTTCGCCTCGAACCCGGGCCGCGCCGACAAGCTGGTCGACGAACTGCGCCGCGGAGGCGGGCGGGCGGTCGCCATCCGCTGCGACGTCGGCGACGCGGCCTCGGTCGACGAGTGCGTGTCCGCCGTGGAGTCCGAGCTGGGGACCCCACAGGTGCTCGTGAACAACGCGGGCGTCCGCGCGGTGGGCGCGAGCCACCGCTTCACCGACGAGGACTGGGACGCCAGCATCGCGACGAACCTCACCGGCGTCTTCGCGATGACCAAGCGGGTGCTGCCCGGCATGGCGTCCACTGGCTGGGGCCGCGTCATCAGCATCAGCTCACCCGCGGGGTCGATCCCGCTGCCGGGCTCGGCCCTCTACGGCGTGACCAAGGCCGGGGTCAACCAGCTGTCCCGGGTGCTCGCCCAGGAGGTCGCGCCCGACGGCGTCACCGTCAACGTCGTGTCCCCGGGGATCGTCCTCACCGACATGACGTCCGGGATGGGGGAGCACCTGGAGAACACCCTCTCGGCGCAGTCCAACCCCCGCACGGTCGAACCGGGAGAGGTCGCCTCGGTCGTGGCGTTCCTCGCCCGGGAGGAGGCCGCCATGGTCAACGGACAGGTCATCGCCGTCGACGGCGGCGGCCCGCTCGCCGTTCCCAGGCCACGACCGCGCAAGGTGCGCCAATCAGCCGCATCCGAAGGAAAGCAGGGATGA
- a CDS encoding SDR family NAD(P)-dependent oxidoreductase has product MSAQNRPALVTGGAGWIGSALSQALAAAGHPVAIGYSSGEERATALAEKITADGGTAIPVAFDLSGRDTIRSGLAEVRERLGQVSVVVNNAGVNVGKTVVRHTADEWERLIQVNLTGPAFLVRECLPAMFEAGWGRVVNISSAAGQTPFLAAGPYGASKAGLNMFTRVVALEVANKGVTSNALSPGVVASDMLTRHGDAILDLNVQAQSLKRPIEPGEIAAALAFLVSDEAAAINGHILAVDGGGPTFLPRVPKKQDRTGERSAP; this is encoded by the coding sequence GTGAGCGCGCAGAACCGTCCGGCACTCGTGACCGGGGGAGCGGGCTGGATCGGTAGCGCGCTGTCGCAGGCACTGGCCGCCGCCGGTCACCCCGTGGCCATCGGGTACTCCTCGGGCGAGGAGCGGGCGACGGCACTGGCGGAGAAGATCACCGCCGACGGGGGCACCGCGATCCCGGTGGCGTTCGACCTGTCCGGCCGCGACACGATCCGCAGCGGCCTTGCCGAGGTCCGCGAGCGGCTCGGCCAGGTTTCCGTGGTCGTCAACAACGCGGGCGTGAACGTCGGCAAGACCGTCGTGCGGCACACGGCGGACGAGTGGGAGCGGCTGATCCAGGTCAACCTCACCGGTCCGGCGTTCCTGGTCCGCGAGTGCCTGCCCGCGATGTTCGAGGCCGGCTGGGGCCGCGTGGTCAACATCAGCTCCGCCGCCGGCCAGACGCCGTTCCTGGCGGCGGGCCCCTACGGCGCGAGCAAGGCCGGGCTGAACATGTTCACCCGCGTCGTCGCGCTGGAGGTCGCCAACAAGGGCGTGACCTCCAATGCCCTGTCTCCCGGTGTCGTGGCCAGCGACATGCTGACCAGGCACGGCGACGCGATCCTCGACCTGAACGTGCAGGCGCAGTCGCTGAAACGCCCGATCGAGCCCGGCGAGATCGCAGCCGCGCTCGCGTTTCTCGTCAGTGACGAGGCGGCCGCGATCAACGGGCACATCCTTGCGGTCGACGGCGGCGGCCCGACGTTCCTGCCTCGGGTGCCGAAGAAACAGGACCGCACGGGCGAAAGGAGCGCGCCATGA
- a CDS encoding acyl-CoA dehydrogenase family protein has translation MNLEYDDLERQLAESVREFCEDRFDRGTLRRFADDGQRPSKAFWKQAADQGWFSLRVPEEAGGAGLSMVHASLLFLEIGRALVTGPLLWTHLAATHLRGDEYAGAADGTLVVAGAVRVEGRPLLVEDLDVADVVLVVAGDEVVAAPAAQLEVKPRKSFDPTRTLYEITGLGATDRVGGPELARALRLEGAALTAAAAAGGADAVTGLAVEHAKSRTQFGRPLGSFQAVKHLCADMSVAAHAAESSALWAALHAAENGVESSAQEIHMAWLVATKRFLANSRTAVQVFGALGYTWEADVHLYLKRAHALSSAFGSAPQVALGIGQSLLAEGRTA, from the coding sequence GTGAACCTGGAATACGACGACCTCGAGCGGCAGCTCGCCGAGTCCGTCCGCGAGTTCTGCGAGGATCGCTTCGACCGTGGCACGCTGCGCAGGTTCGCCGACGACGGCCAGCGGCCGTCGAAGGCCTTCTGGAAGCAGGCCGCGGACCAGGGCTGGTTCTCCCTGCGAGTGCCCGAGGAAGCCGGTGGTGCGGGCCTGTCGATGGTGCACGCGAGTCTGCTGTTCCTCGAGATCGGGCGTGCGCTGGTCACGGGCCCGCTGCTGTGGACCCACCTGGCTGCCACCCACTTGCGGGGGGACGAGTACGCGGGCGCCGCGGACGGGACGCTCGTCGTCGCCGGTGCTGTGCGCGTCGAAGGACGCCCACTGCTGGTCGAAGACCTCGACGTGGCCGACGTGGTTCTCGTCGTGGCCGGCGACGAGGTTGTGGCCGCGCCCGCCGCGCAGCTGGAAGTCAAGCCGCGCAAGAGTTTCGACCCGACCCGCACGCTGTACGAGATCACCGGCCTCGGCGCCACGGACAGGGTGGGCGGCCCGGAGCTGGCCCGTGCACTGCGCCTGGAGGGCGCGGCCCTGACCGCGGCGGCCGCCGCCGGGGGAGCGGACGCCGTCACCGGGCTCGCCGTCGAGCACGCCAAGTCGCGCACGCAGTTCGGCAGGCCCCTCGGCAGTTTCCAAGCGGTCAAGCACCTGTGCGCGGACATGTCGGTCGCGGCGCACGCCGCGGAGTCCTCCGCGCTGTGGGCCGCTTTGCATGCGGCCGAAAACGGGGTCGAGTCCTCCGCGCAGGAGATCCACATGGCCTGGCTCGTCGCCACGAAACGGTTCCTCGCGAACTCGCGCACGGCGGTCCAGGTGTTCGGCGCGCTCGGCTACACGTGGGAAGCCGACGTGCACCTCTACCTCAAGCGCGCGCACGCGCTGAGCTCCGCGTTCGGTTCCGCCCCGCAGGTCGCGCTCGGGATCGGCCAGTCGCTGCTGGCGGAAGGGAGGACCGCGTGA
- a CDS encoding acyl-CoA dehydrogenase family protein: MELRPSDRERDFEHRLRAWLGDVLPDFADRPDFNDSPARREFDRRWQQAMYKAGWAGVSWPKEFGGLGATLIEQLVYHEVTAELDAPQPGLNFVGLYHAGPTIMRVGTPEQRSRWLPAILRGDQMWCQGFSEPEAGSDLAGIRCRARVEGDHLVVNGSKIWNSNAHVADVGELIVRTGAQEDRHRGLTYVVVDMDTPGITIRNIVQIDECPEFNEVFFDDVRIPLANVLGEVGEGWKVAMTTLGFERSTAFADRELRLRQRVQLVARLLDRCGAGVSAWQELGECAAEVSSLRSMVYRELSKLAAGADPGSEGSRLKLFFAELDQRIGRLVTDVLGPEITAYDEVPGEWTARYLRTLSSSIAAGASQIQRNIVGERVLGLPREGGKR, from the coding sequence GTGGAACTGCGACCGAGCGACAGGGAAAGGGACTTCGAGCACCGGCTGCGGGCCTGGCTCGGCGACGTCCTGCCCGACTTCGCCGACCGACCGGACTTCAACGACTCACCGGCGCGCCGCGAGTTCGATCGGCGCTGGCAGCAGGCCATGTACAAGGCCGGCTGGGCGGGCGTCTCCTGGCCGAAGGAGTTCGGCGGGCTCGGCGCGACGCTGATCGAGCAGCTGGTCTACCACGAGGTGACCGCCGAGCTCGACGCGCCGCAGCCGGGTCTCAACTTCGTGGGGCTCTACCACGCGGGGCCGACGATCATGCGGGTCGGCACGCCCGAGCAGCGGAGCCGGTGGCTGCCCGCGATTCTGCGCGGCGACCAGATGTGGTGCCAGGGCTTCAGCGAACCCGAGGCGGGGTCCGACCTCGCGGGCATCCGCTGCCGGGCCCGCGTCGAGGGTGACCACCTGGTGGTCAACGGCTCGAAGATCTGGAACAGCAACGCCCACGTGGCCGACGTCGGCGAGCTGATCGTCCGTACCGGCGCGCAGGAGGACCGTCACCGCGGCCTGACCTACGTCGTCGTCGACATGGACACCCCGGGCATCACGATCCGCAACATCGTGCAGATCGACGAGTGCCCGGAGTTCAACGAAGTCTTCTTCGACGACGTGCGGATCCCGCTCGCCAACGTGCTCGGCGAGGTCGGCGAGGGCTGGAAGGTCGCGATGACCACCCTGGGCTTCGAGCGCTCCACCGCGTTCGCCGACCGGGAGCTGCGCCTGCGGCAACGGGTGCAGTTGGTCGCGCGACTGCTGGATCGCTGCGGCGCCGGCGTGTCCGCGTGGCAGGAGCTGGGCGAATGTGCCGCGGAGGTCTCGTCGCTGCGGTCGATGGTCTACCGCGAGCTGTCCAAACTGGCGGCCGGCGCCGACCCCGGGTCCGAGGGCTCGCGGCTGAAGCTGTTCTTCGCCGAGCTGGACCAGCGGATCGGGCGCCTCGTCACGGACGTGCTCGGCCCCGAGATCACCGCCTACGACGAGGTCCCCGGCGAGTGGACTGCCCGGTATCTGCGCACGTTGTCGTCGTCGATCGCGGCCGGTGCCTCGCAGATCCAGCGCAACATCGTCGGGGAGCGCGTGCTCGGGCTGCCCCGTGAGGGAGGCAAGCGGTGA
- a CDS encoding SDR family oxidoreductase: MADALKGQVAIVTGGGTGLGRGIAVELAKEGAHVVVASRGLEHLKDGVAAIEQAGGSASAHQVDIRDADAVQAMVDATVRDHGRLDILVNNAAGNFVLPAEEYTPNGWRTIVDIVVNGTFLCSWAAGRHWIEAKHPGAILNVVSTHIYSGCPGLAASAASKAAVANLTQTLAVEWGAHGIRVNGLAPGIFPNPTVQAQMHPEESIEDAYARAAKVVPLGRAGEVWELGRAAVFLCGPDGAYVSGHTLVMDGANWLRRGHLTPEYKTVPQQIAERGMPTREKR, from the coding sequence GTGGCTGACGCGTTGAAGGGCCAGGTCGCGATCGTGACCGGCGGCGGCACGGGACTGGGCCGCGGTATCGCGGTCGAACTGGCCAAGGAAGGGGCGCACGTCGTCGTCGCCTCACGAGGCCTGGAACATCTGAAGGACGGGGTGGCCGCGATCGAGCAGGCGGGCGGCTCCGCTTCGGCGCACCAGGTCGACATCCGTGATGCGGACGCGGTGCAAGCGATGGTCGACGCGACAGTCCGGGATCACGGGCGGCTCGACATCCTGGTCAACAACGCCGCGGGCAACTTCGTGCTGCCGGCCGAGGAGTACACGCCGAACGGGTGGCGGACGATCGTGGACATCGTGGTCAACGGCACATTCCTGTGCTCGTGGGCCGCCGGGCGGCACTGGATCGAGGCCAAGCATCCGGGCGCGATCCTGAACGTGGTCTCGACCCACATCTACAGCGGCTGCCCGGGCCTCGCGGCCTCGGCGGCCTCGAAGGCGGCGGTCGCGAACCTCACCCAGACCCTCGCGGTCGAGTGGGGCGCGCACGGCATCCGGGTCAACGGGCTGGCGCCGGGTATCTTCCCGAACCCGACCGTGCAGGCGCAGATGCACCCCGAGGAGTCCATCGAGGACGCGTACGCGCGGGCGGCGAAAGTCGTGCCGCTGGGCCGCGCCGGCGAGGTGTGGGAGCTGGGCCGCGCCGCGGTGTTCCTGTGCGGACCGGACGGCGCGTACGTCAGCGGGCACACGCTCGTGATGGACGGCGCGAACTGGCTGCGGCGCGGGCACCTCACACCGGAATACAAGACGGTGCCGCAGCAGATCGCGGAGCGCGGGATGCCCACGCGGGAGAAGCGCTGA
- a CDS encoding enoyl-CoA hydratase/isomerase family protein, which yields MYETIKLEKKDHIATLTLNRPERLNAFTPTMLDEVSHAWQDIRYDDDVHVVVLTGAGRAFCSGVDRAQSITDTPNVWNREDAGRRKLGPKSNSCWKPVVLAVNGLAAGGAFYFLNEADIVICSENATFFDPHLTYHLASTCEPIGALARMPYSEVMRMVLLGNHERIGPDRALALGLVSDVLPQDGLMDEAHSLAAKIAEASPRAVQGSVRGVWTALHSVWAGGLDHAIVYPTIGNDPEAVAEGVAKLKSGKRLEYRVR from the coding sequence GTGTACGAGACGATCAAGCTGGAGAAGAAGGACCACATCGCCACCCTGACCCTGAATCGGCCGGAGCGGCTGAACGCCTTCACGCCGACGATGCTGGACGAGGTCTCGCACGCCTGGCAGGACATCCGCTACGACGACGACGTCCACGTCGTGGTGCTGACCGGCGCGGGCCGGGCGTTCTGCTCCGGGGTCGACCGCGCCCAGAGCATCACCGACACGCCCAACGTGTGGAACCGCGAGGACGCCGGGCGACGCAAGCTCGGACCGAAGTCGAACAGCTGCTGGAAGCCCGTCGTGCTGGCGGTCAACGGACTCGCCGCCGGTGGGGCGTTCTACTTCCTCAACGAGGCCGACATCGTCATCTGCAGCGAGAACGCCACGTTCTTCGACCCGCACCTGACCTACCACCTCGCGTCCACCTGCGAGCCCATCGGCGCACTGGCCCGGATGCCCTACAGCGAGGTGATGCGCATGGTGTTGCTCGGCAACCACGAGCGCATCGGCCCGGACAGGGCGCTCGCACTCGGGCTGGTATCCGACGTGCTCCCCCAGGACGGGCTCATGGACGAGGCGCACTCGCTGGCCGCGAAGATCGCCGAAGCCTCGCCGCGGGCAGTCCAGGGCTCGGTCCGCGGCGTCTGGACGGCGTTGCACTCCGTGTGGGCGGGCGGACTCGACCACGCGATCGTCTACCCCACGATCGGCAACGACCCCGAGGCGGTGGCCGAGGGCGTCGCCAAACTCAAGTCGGGCAAGCGGCTGGAATACCGCGTCCGCTGA
- a CDS encoding SDR family NAD(P)-dependent oxidoreductase, which produces MAGRLSGRRAVVTGAASGIGRAVAERLVRDGAHVFGADVAEAGWSDSIASTAGCVTEISCDVRDSGDVAELFARVEEVAGGLDILANNAGVGGGRAYLHEYPIDDFDRVMAVNTRGAYLVLRHGLRLLLDSGGGAVVNTASIGGIIPSPKSSAYAMSKGAVVMMTKQAAVEYAGRGIRVNAVCPGTIDTPLIAEAGPRLRTILEGQIPQERLGRPEDVANLVSFLVSDESSFITGQCVVVDGGRSLL; this is translated from the coding sequence ATGGCGGGACGGTTGAGCGGCAGGCGCGCGGTGGTGACGGGGGCGGCGAGTGGCATCGGCCGCGCCGTCGCCGAACGGCTTGTGCGCGACGGGGCGCACGTGTTCGGAGCCGACGTCGCCGAGGCCGGATGGTCGGATTCGATCGCGTCCACTGCGGGGTGCGTCACGGAGATTTCCTGTGACGTGCGGGATTCCGGAGACGTGGCCGAACTTTTCGCGCGGGTCGAAGAAGTGGCCGGTGGTCTCGACATCCTGGCCAACAACGCCGGTGTCGGTGGCGGGCGCGCGTACCTGCACGAGTACCCGATCGACGATTTCGATCGCGTGATGGCGGTCAACACGCGTGGGGCGTACCTCGTCCTGCGGCACGGCCTGAGGTTGTTGCTCGACTCCGGTGGCGGCGCCGTGGTGAACACCGCGTCGATCGGCGGGATCATCCCCAGCCCCAAGTCCAGCGCTTACGCGATGAGCAAGGGTGCGGTCGTGATGATGACGAAACAGGCCGCGGTGGAGTACGCGGGGCGCGGGATCCGGGTCAACGCGGTGTGCCCGGGCACCATCGACACCCCGCTGATCGCCGAGGCCGGTCCGCGGCTGCGGACGATCCTCGAGGGTCAGATCCCGCAGGAACGGCTGGGGCGCCCCGAGGACGTGGCGAACCTCGTGTCTTTCCTCGTCTCGGACGAGTCGTCGTTCATCACCGGGCAGTGCGTGGTCGTCGACGGTGGCCGGTCGTTGCTGTGA
- a CDS encoding cytochrome P450, with translation MEYDPYSPTIQRDPFPTYRWLRDERPVYYNDRLKFWALSRFDDVLAALVDWRTYSSAQGVTIERFDKPLPMMIQSDPPYHRGLRSLVSAAFTPRRIRELTDWIRSTTQQYLDPLIGSGGFDIVKEYSFLLPNELFCELFGVPTQDRVRVKELFHAGFFRDGPELPQSARSALREVQAYFRDLIKERRRKPDDGFLTQLISSQFTEEDGRLRDLTDDELLGFCWLLVSAGGDTSAKNIPNTLLLLAEHPDQRKELIDDPSLVPNAVEEALRHSGPAHYQGRWTTRPVELHGTTIPEGERVVLITAAANRDERQFDNPDQFDIHRKIQRHVAFGFGIHLCIGAHLARMQAKIGIEEFLARFPDYTFDESGLERAPSGNIVGWAKVPVFI, from the coding sequence ATGGAATACGATCCCTACTCGCCGACGATCCAGCGGGACCCGTTCCCGACCTACCGCTGGCTGCGAGACGAACGACCGGTCTACTACAACGACCGCCTGAAGTTCTGGGCACTCTCGCGCTTCGACGACGTCCTCGCGGCACTGGTCGACTGGCGGACGTACTCGTCCGCGCAGGGTGTCACGATCGAGCGGTTCGACAAGCCGCTGCCGATGATGATCCAGTCGGACCCGCCCTACCACCGCGGGTTGCGCAGCCTGGTCAGCGCCGCCTTCACCCCGCGGCGCATCCGCGAGCTCACCGACTGGATCCGGTCGACCACGCAGCAGTACCTCGACCCGCTGATCGGCTCCGGCGGTTTCGACATCGTCAAGGAGTACAGCTTCCTGCTGCCCAACGAACTGTTCTGCGAACTGTTCGGGGTTCCGACGCAGGACCGCGTCCGCGTCAAGGAACTGTTCCACGCGGGCTTCTTCCGCGACGGCCCCGAGCTGCCGCAGAGCGCCCGCAGCGCGCTGCGGGAAGTGCAGGCGTACTTCCGGGACCTGATCAAGGAACGGCGGCGCAAGCCCGACGACGGCTTCCTGACGCAGCTGATCTCCTCGCAATTCACCGAAGAAGACGGTCGTCTCCGCGACCTCACCGACGACGAGCTGCTCGGGTTCTGCTGGCTGCTCGTCTCCGCCGGCGGCGACACGTCGGCGAAGAACATCCCGAACACGCTGCTGCTGCTGGCCGAGCACCCGGATCAGCGCAAGGAACTCATCGACGACCCGAGCCTCGTGCCGAACGCGGTCGAGGAGGCGCTTCGGCACAGCGGGCCCGCGCACTACCAGGGCCGGTGGACCACCCGGCCAGTGGAACTGCACGGCACGACGATCCCGGAGGGTGAGCGCGTCGTGCTCATCACCGCGGCGGCCAACCGGGACGAGCGGCAGTTCGACAATCCCGACCAGTTCGACATCCACCGCAAGATCCAACGGCACGTGGCCTTCGGGTTCGGCATCCACCTGTGCATCGGCGCCCACCTGGCACGCATGCAGGCGAAGATCGGGATCGAGGAGTTCCTCGCGAGGTTCCCCGACTACACGTTCGACGAATCGGGGCTCGAGCGGGCGCCGTCGGGCAACATCGTCGGCTGGGCCAAGGTTCCGGTCTTCATTTGA
- a CDS encoding TetR/AcrR family transcriptional regulator: MARTSDTHRPRSLRAEQKELTRRKLVAAAKKVFGSKGYAGTSIDDIVAAAGASRGTYYLYFRNKCEVAAELIAEYTVEAEALLTDLTQQSDPDRDKVKAWLEAYFALFSRHRSSIRAWMQAESIERSLRVVSDQRLERFLGRLTTWIGENRRRAGLPEPDEISHSRAVLLVAQLERLAYFMLVRKWEMDEGGVIESLADAWELSVLAHPAAR; the protein is encoded by the coding sequence ATGGCACGTACCTCTGACACGCACCGCCCGCGCTCACTCCGCGCCGAGCAGAAGGAGCTGACGCGGCGCAAACTGGTCGCCGCGGCCAAGAAGGTTTTCGGCAGCAAGGGCTACGCCGGCACGAGCATCGACGACATCGTCGCGGCGGCCGGCGCGAGCCGAGGTACGTACTATCTGTACTTCCGGAACAAGTGCGAGGTCGCGGCGGAGCTGATCGCGGAGTACACGGTCGAAGCCGAAGCGTTGCTCACCGATCTCACGCAGCAGTCCGACCCGGACCGCGACAAGGTCAAGGCGTGGCTCGAAGCGTACTTCGCCTTGTTCTCCCGCCATCGTTCGAGCATCCGGGCGTGGATGCAGGCCGAGAGCATCGAGCGCAGCCTGCGCGTGGTGAGCGACCAGCGGCTGGAGAGGTTCCTCGGCCGCCTCACCACGTGGATCGGTGAAAACCGCCGTCGCGCGGGTCTCCCGGAGCCGGACGAGATCTCCCACAGCAGAGCCGTTCTGCTGGTGGCCCAACTCGAACGGCTGGCCTACTTCATGCTTGTCCGGAAGTGGGAGATGGACGAGGGTGGTGTCATCGAGTCGCTGGCCGACGCCTGGGAGTTGAGCGTACTGGCCCATCCGGCGGCGAGGTAG